The DNA window CGAGTCGCCGGAACGCAGCACGTCGGCGACCCGTTCGACGTCGGCGCGCGTGGCGGACTGCGCCAGCCGTGGCGGGATCGGCGCGCAGGCTTCGCCGCCTTCACCCCACGAAACGTCCGCGGGCAGGATCAGCGTGGCGATCCTGCCCGGCGCGTCCTGTGCCGCGGCGACCGCGGCGGCCGCGTCCGCGCCGACATCGGCGGTGCTCTCCGAACGCCGGACCCAGCCGCGCAACGGGCTCACCAGCGCGTCGATATCGGATTCCAGCGGCGCGTCGTACTTCTTGTGATAGGTCGCGTGATCACCGACGACGTTCACGATCGGCGTGCGCGCGCGGCGCGCGTTGTGCAGGTTCGCCATCCCGTTGCCGAGCCCGGGGCCGAGGTGCAGGAGCGTCGCGGCCGGTTTGCCCGCGATGCGCGCGTACCCGTCGGCGGCGCCCGTCACGACCCCTTCGAACAGCCCGAGCACACCCCGCATCTCGGTGACGTCGTCGAGCGCCGCGACGAAATGCATCTCGGACGTGCCGGGGTTGGAGAAGCACACCTCGACCCCGGCGTCCACGAGCGTGCGGATGAGGGACTGCGCGCCGTTCATACTGCTCACTTTCCAGTGGTGTCGTCGAAGAGAACGCCGGGGTTGAGGATGCCGGACGGGTCGAACGCCAGCTTGACGCGTCGCATCAACGCTATCTTCGCCGGGTCTTCGAGCGCGAGGTAGTGGCCGGTCTTCGCGTGACCGAGCCCGTGCTCGCCGGAGATGGCCCCGCCGAGCGACATCGCCTCCGCGAAGATGTCGTGCAGCAGCGCCTCGCGTTTTTCCTTGTCCTTGCAGAAGATTCCCAAGTGGACGTTCCCGTCGCCGGCGTGCCCGCAGCCGAGTGCGCCCGCGCCCGCCGCGGACGCCAGCTCGCGCACGGTCGTGAGGAACCCCGGCATCGCGCCGCGGGGCACCACGACGTCGATCACGTCGTCGGCGCCGACGGCCTTCGCCGTCCAGAACGCCTTTTCCCGCGCTTCGATGAGCTGGCGCGCCGCGCCGCCGTCGAGAACGTAGACGTCCATCGCGCCGAGTTCGCCGAGCAGTTCGCCCAGCTTTTCGACGTCGCCGTCGAGCCTGCCCTGCTCCCGTTCTTCCAGCGCCACCACCAGATACGCCTGCGCGGACTCGCGCACCGCGTCGGGGATGCCCAGTGACAGCTTCTCGGTGTGCACGATGGCGGCCATCGTCAGCGTGTCGATGTATTCGAGGATGTGCGGGGTCAGCCCGCTCGACAAGATGTCCGGCACGGCGCGCATGATCACGTCGAGATCGGTGAACGGGGCGAGCACCGTGGCGCCGTGGGCCAGCCGGGGGCGCAGCTTGACGATGATCTCGGTGGCCAGCGCGAGCGTGCCCTCGGAGCCGATGATGAGCTGCGTCAGGTCGTAACCGGTGGAGGACTTCGCGTTCTTCCCGCCGGTGCGCAGTATTTCGCCGGTCGGCAGCACGGCTTCGAGGCCGAGGACGTTGTTCCTGGTGACGCCGTACTTGACCGCGCGCATCCCGCCCGCGTTCGTGCCGACGTTCCCGCCGACGCTCGCGCTCAGCTCGCCCGGGTACACCGGGTAGCTCAGCCCCGCGGCCGCGGTCTTCTCGTCCAGCTCGGCCAGTGTGACGCCGGGCTGGACGACCGCGACGTGGTTGCCGGCGTCGATCTCGAGCACGGCGTTCATCCGCTCGAACGAGATGAGCAAGCCGTTCTCGCTCGGCCTCGCCGCACCGGAAAGGCCGCTGCCCGAACCGCGCGCGGTGACCGGGATACCGCGCGCGGTCGCGATGGTGAGCAGGGCCGACACTTCCTGTGCCGTAGCGGGTTTGGCCACGTACGCGGGTTTGCGGCCGGGCACCGTCAGCGCTTCGTCGTGGGCGTAGTCGTCGCTGATCGCGTCGCCGGTCAGCAGGTGCGGCGCGCCGACCGCCGCCGCCAGTGCCGCGTGGACGTCGCCGCCGACCGCTGTGCCTGACATGTCGCAGCCCACCCGACCCTTCGCACTCCGTTGCCCGGCCCGGTTCGGTCGCCGTTGCCTCGCAGCGTAGTACGGAGGGGAACGGCGGTGCTACGAAACGCCTTCGCGCATGGCCGCGGCCCAGCCGCCCTGGATCATGGTCTGGAACAGCCAGCGCCCGTCGGTCTTGACCAGGACGTCGGCGTAGGAAACGGTCTGCGTCTGTCCGTCCCAGGTCATGGTCGCGTCCGTGATCACCACGGCGAGGCTGTCGGTGAGGAACACGGGCGTGCGGGTCGAGTCCATGCTCACCTCGCCCGAGCCCATCGCGGCCTTCATGCCCTCGAGGTACTGCTGCCGGGTCCACTGCCCGGCGAAGGCGCCTCGTTCGTCGCCGTCGGTCACCAGGTTCAGCGGGAAGTAGGCCAGGTCCGCCATACCGTCGAGGTCGATCTTCTCGGCCAGTTCGTCGTACCGCCGGAACCAGGCCTCGATCCCCGCCCTGTCCTCGTCCGTGGCGGCGTAGCCGATTCCGTCCAGAGCGCCGATGCGCTGTCGTGCCATGCGAAAAGACCCCTTCCACTCCGTACGTCGTACACTGTACAGAGTTTCCGGGGATGCGTCCAGGCGGGGCCGGTCCGCGCCACGGCTGCCGGCCCCGCCTTGGATCGCTTCAGTGGGTCAGATCAGCCAGCCCAGCACGTGTGCCAGGTGAGCCAGTGCGCCGGACACGATGTCGTGGCAGTGGTGCGGCCAGTGCGAGGTCTGCATTGAGGGGCTCCTTGAAGAGGAAGTCGAACAGTTCCGCTTTCGAAAGCGAGATCGACATTCGCACCGGTTTTCGTTGGTGTCAAAGAGCTTCCGGCGTTCCGGCCGTCTTCGAGCCCGGGGTGGACAAAGCCTCCCAGGCTAAACATGTAACTCTTTCGATTTCTGGCCGGGGGTGCGCACTGGCGGGTGGTAGTCATGCCTTCGGTGGTCACCCGGGGTGAAGACGGGCTTGATGCGACATCCGAGGGCGGCGCCGCCACGAATGAGTAAAAGTGTTGCCACGATTGGTGATCACGCGCGGATCACCTGAAAAGGTGACGGCCACGCCCTGATTCAGGACGTGGCCGTCGGTAATGTCCGGGTCGGGTGACGCGGTTACTCGGCGCGAGCGAAGGACAGCGTCTCGCCCTCGACGCCGCGCAGCCACAGGTCCTGTGCCGCGGCCGCCATCTCGGCGAGCCCTTCCTCGATCGTCGCGAACACGTTGCCCGGCACCCAGCCCGCGTCGCCGTTGATCAGCAGGTTGTTGCGGCCGTAGAAGATCGCGAGATCCGTGGCGCCCTGGTCGCTGTGCGCCTCGCTGCCCTCGTCGTAGCCGTAGGCGGGATTGCCGATCTCCCACGCCTCGAACCCGAAGTACACGACGTCACCGGGGATCGGGGTGATGGTCGGGTTCTCGCGGCCCGGCTTCGGCTCCGCGAACGGCGGCACCAGGGTGTACACCTCGTTGCGGGCGTACTTCGCGTGGTACGCGGATCCGCTCTGCGGCAAGGCTTCCCACACCGCCTTGCAGGTGCGCGGCGCCTCGGCGTCGAGCAGGCGCGCCCGGCAGGAGACGCCGCGCTTGTCGAGCGAAATGGTGATGTATCGGGCCAACTCGAGCTCTCCCTAGTGCTTGGTTCGGGGCCGGTGCTTACTTCTGGGTCCCGGCGGCGACGGCCTCGGCCCAGATCTCCAGCGCGTCGTCGATCTGCTGCGCGGTGACCACGAGCGGCGGGATCATCCGGACCACGTTCATGTGCGCGCCGCAGGTGAGCAGCAGCAGGCCGCGCTCGGCGGCGGCCTTCTGCACCGCCTGCGCGGTGGCGGTGTCGGCTTCGCCTTCCGGCGTCACGAACTCGGATCCGACGAGCAGGCCCAGTCCGCGCACGTCCCCGATCTGCGGGGTCTTCTCGCCGACCAGCCGCGCGCCGTCGAGCAGCTGCTTGCCGCGCTCAGCCGCGTTTTCCACCAGGCCCTCTTCCTGGATGACGGCCAGTGTCGCCGCGGCGGCCGCGCAGGACACCGCGTTGCCGCCGTAGGTGCCGCCCTGCGAGCCGGGCCATGCCTTGCTCATCAGCTCGGTGGACGCGGCGATACCGGACAGCGGGAAGCCGCTCGCGAGGCCCTTGGCGATCACGACGACGTCGGGGTGCACGTCGAAGTGGTCGTGGCCCCAGAACTTGCCGGTGCGGCCGAAACCGGTCTGCACCTCGTCGATCACCAGCAGGATGCCGTGCTTGTCCGCGCGCTCGCGGAGACCGGCGAAGAACTCGGTGTTCGCGGGCACGTACCCGCCCTCGCCGAGCACCGGCTCGATAACGAACGCGGCCGTTTCATTGGGCGCGCTCACGGTGGCGAACAGGTAGTCCAGTTCGCGCAGCGCGAACCGGGTGGCGGTCTCCACGTCCCAGCCGTAGCGGTAGGCGTTCGGGAACGGCGCCACGTGCACACCCGCCATCAGCGGCGAGATGCCCGCGCTGAACCGGGTGCCGGAGGTGGTCATGGTCGCGGTGGCGACGGTGCGGCCGTGGAAGCCGCCGTGGAAGACGATGACGTTCGGGCGGCCGGTGGCCTGCCGCGAAAGCCGCAGCGCCGCTTCGACGCCCTCGCTGCCGGAGTTGGCGAAGAACAGCGAGTCGAGCCCCTCGGGGAGCACCTCGCCGAGCTTCTCGGTGAGCTCCAGCAGCGGCTTGTGCATGACCGTCGTGTACTGGCCGTGGATCAGCTTGCCGATCTGCTCCTGCGCCGCGGCGACGACCTTCGGGTGGCAGTGGCCGGTGCTGGTGACCCCGATCCCGGCGGTGAAGTCGAGGTTGCGCTTCCCGGTGGTGTCGTACAGGTACACGCCTTCGCCATGGTCGACGACGACGGGGGTGGCCTGCTTGAGCAGCGGCGACAGCTGAGCCATGGCAGCGTTTCTCCTATCGGGCGTGCAAGGGTTGTCGATTGTTGACAATATGCATAGCATGGCCCTCGGAGCCGGCGCAATCAAGCATGAGCACAAGGAGTGGCACGGATGAGCGCAGTCACTGAGTCCGGTGTCGTCGAAGCGGCCTCGAAGGAGCTGTTCATCGGCGGCAAGTGGACCGCGGCGAGCGGCGGGAAGACGTTCCCCGTCTACGACCCGTCCACCGGGAAGGTCCTGTGCGAGGTCGCGGACGCCTCGCCGGAGGACGGCAAGGCCGCACTGGACGCCGCGGTCGCCGCGCAGGCGTCGTTCGCCGCCACCTCGCCCCGCGAGCGCAGCGAGATCCTGCGCCGCGCCTACGAACTCCTCCTCGCGCGCAACGAGGAACTGGCCCTGCTGATGACGCTGGAGATGGGCAAGCCGCTCGCGGAGGCCCGCGGCGAAGTCGCCTACGCGGCGGAGTTCTTCCGCTGGTTCTCCGAGGAGGCCGTCCGGATCGACGGCGGGTACGCGGTGGCGCCGAACGGAGCGGGCCGGTTCCTGGTCACCAAGCAGCCGGTCGGCCCGACCATCCTGATCACGCCGTGGAACTTCCCGATGGCGATGGGCGGCAGGAAGATCGGCCCCGCCATCGCGGCGGGCTGCACCGTGGTGATCAAGCCCGCCGCGCAGACCCCGCTGTCGATGCTCGCCGTCGCGGACATCCTCGCCGAGGCCGGGTTGCCCGAAGGCGTGCTGAACGTGATCACGACCAGCAACTCCGGCGGCGTGATGGAGCCGCTGATCCGGGACGGCCGCGCCCGCAAGCTCTCCTTCACCGGATCGACCGGCGTCGGGCGGAAACTGCTCGAGCAGGCCAGCGAAAAGGTGCTCCGCACGTCGATGGAGCTCGGCGGCAACGCGCCGTTCGTGGTGTTCGACGACGCCGACATGGATGCCGCGATCGACGGCGCCATGCAGGCGAAGATGCGCAACATCGGCGAGGCCTGCACCGCGGCGAACCGGTTCTACGTGCAGCGCGGCGTCGCCGACGAGTTCGCCCGCAGGCTCACCGAGCGCATGTCCGCGCAGCCGATGGGCCGCGGCACCGAGGACGGTGTCGTGGTGGGGCCGCTGATCGACGAGGCGGCGGTGGAGAAGGTCAGCAGCCTGGTCTCCGACGCGGTCGACCGCGGCGCGAAGGTGCTCACCGGCGGCTCGGTCGTTGACGGGCCAGGCAACTTCTACCCGGCGACCGTGCTCACCGATGTGCCGGTGGACTCGAAGATCGCGTCCGAGGAAATCTTCGGCCCGGTGGCGCCGATCTCGGTGTTCGACACCGAGGACGAAGCGGTCGAGGCCGCGAACGACACCGAGTACGGGCTCGTTTCCTACCTCTACACCAGCGATCTGAAGCGCGCGCTGCGGGTTTCCGAGCGGCTCGACGCCGGCATGATCGGGCTCAACCAGGGCATCGTGTCCAACCCCGCGGCGCCGTTCGGCGGTGTCAAGCAGTCCGGGCTCGGGCGCGAGGGCGGCGCCGTCGGCATCGACGAGTTCCTGGAGATCAAGTACATCGCGGTGAGCCTGTGACCGACTACCGCATCGCGAGCATCCCCGGTGACGGCATCGGCGTCGACGTCACCGTCGAGGCGCGCAAAGTGCTCGACGCCGCCGCGGCGAAACACCGGTTCGGTCTGAAGTGGACGGAGTTCGACTGGAGCTGCGAGCGCTACGCGCAAACCGGCGCGATGATGCCGGAGGACGGTGTCGAGCAGCTCTCGGCGTTCGACGGGATCTTCCTCGGCGCGGTCGGCTTCCCCGGGGTGCCGGACCACGTTTCCCTGTGGGGCCTGCTGATCCCGGTGCGGCGGGCGTTCGCGCAGTACGTGAACCTCCGCCCGGTGCGGCTGCTCCCCGGCACCACTTCGGTGCTGGCCGGTCGTTCCGCCGACGAGCTGGAGATGGTGATCGTCAGGGAGAACTCCGAGGGCGAGTACTCGACGGTCGGCGGGCGGCACAACAAGGGGCAGCAGGGCGAGTTCGCGTTGCAGGAGTCAGTGTTCACCCGCGTCGGGGTGGAGCGGATCATCCGGTACGCCTTCGAACTCGCGAAGACGCGCACCGGCAGGGTGTGCTCGGCGACGAAGTCGAACGGCATCATCCACTCGATGCCGTTCTGGGACGAGATCTTCGCGGAGATCGCCGCCGAGTACCCGGACGTCCACAGTGAACAGTGCCATATCGACGCGCTGGCGGCCCGGATGGTGCAGGCGCCGGACCGGCTCGACGTCGTGGTCGGGTCGAACCTGTTCGGGGACATCCTGAGCGATCTGGCCGCGGCCGTCACCGGCGGGCTCGGCATGGCGCCCTCGGGCAACATCAACCCGCCCGGCGAATACCCGTCGATGTTCGAAGCGGTGCACGGCAGCGCGCCGGACATCGCGGGCCAGGGCATCGCGAACCCGGTGGCGCAGATCCTCGCCGGCGCGATGATGCTCGACCACCTCGGTGAGAAAGCGGCGGCGAACGACGTCAACACGGCGGTGGAAAAAGTGCTTTCCGAAGGGACCGTCGCGACGCCGGACCTCGGTGGCAAGTCGACCACCACCGAACTCGGCAGCGCGATCGCGGAAGCTCTCTGACGCGATCGAAAGGGCCCCGGCC is part of the Amycolatopsis sp. CA-230715 genome and encodes:
- a CDS encoding FAD-binding oxidoreductase, encoding MSGTAVGGDVHAALAAAVGAPHLLTGDAISDDYAHDEALTVPGRKPAYVAKPATAQEVSALLTIATARGIPVTARGSGSGLSGAARPSENGLLISFERMNAVLEIDAGNHVAVVQPGVTLAELDEKTAAAGLSYPVYPGELSASVGGNVGTNAGGMRAVKYGVTRNNVLGLEAVLPTGEILRTGGKNAKSSTGYDLTQLIIGSEGTLALATEIIVKLRPRLAHGATVLAPFTDLDVIMRAVPDILSSGLTPHILEYIDTLTMAAIVHTEKLSLGIPDAVRESAQAYLVVALEEREQGRLDGDVEKLGELLGELGAMDVYVLDGGAARQLIEAREKAFWTAKAVGADDVIDVVVPRGAMPGFLTTVRELASAAGAGALGCGHAGDGNVHLGIFCKDKEKREALLHDIFAEAMSLGGAISGEHGLGHAKTGHYLALEDPAKIALMRRVKLAFDPSGILNPGVLFDDTTGK
- a CDS encoding DUF4440 domain-containing protein; amino-acid sequence: MARQRIGALDGIGYAATDEDRAGIEAWFRRYDELAEKIDLDGMADLAYFPLNLVTDGDERGAFAGQWTRQQYLEGMKAAMGSGEVSMDSTRTPVFLTDSLAVVITDATMTWDGQTQTVSYADVLVKTDGRWLFQTMIQGGWAAAMREGVS
- a CDS encoding DUF3830 family protein — its product is MARYITISLDKRGVSCRARLLDAEAPRTCKAVWEALPQSGSAYHAKYARNEVYTLVPPFAEPKPGRENPTITPIPGDVVYFGFEAWEIGNPAYGYDEGSEAHSDQGATDLAIFYGRNNLLINGDAGWVPGNVFATIEEGLAEMAAAAQDLWLRGVEGETLSFARAE
- a CDS encoding aspartate aminotransferase family protein, coding for MAQLSPLLKQATPVVVDHGEGVYLYDTTGKRNLDFTAGIGVTSTGHCHPKVVAAAQEQIGKLIHGQYTTVMHKPLLELTEKLGEVLPEGLDSLFFANSGSEGVEAALRLSRQATGRPNVIVFHGGFHGRTVATATMTTSGTRFSAGISPLMAGVHVAPFPNAYRYGWDVETATRFALRELDYLFATVSAPNETAAFVIEPVLGEGGYVPANTEFFAGLRERADKHGILLVIDEVQTGFGRTGKFWGHDHFDVHPDVVVIAKGLASGFPLSGIAASTELMSKAWPGSQGGTYGGNAVSCAAAAATLAVIQEEGLVENAAERGKQLLDGARLVGEKTPQIGDVRGLGLLVGSEFVTPEGEADTATAQAVQKAAAERGLLLLTCGAHMNVVRMIPPLVVTAQQIDDALEIWAEAVAAGTQK
- a CDS encoding NAD-dependent succinate-semialdehyde dehydrogenase, which translates into the protein MSAVTESGVVEAASKELFIGGKWTAASGGKTFPVYDPSTGKVLCEVADASPEDGKAALDAAVAAQASFAATSPRERSEILRRAYELLLARNEELALLMTLEMGKPLAEARGEVAYAAEFFRWFSEEAVRIDGGYAVAPNGAGRFLVTKQPVGPTILITPWNFPMAMGGRKIGPAIAAGCTVVIKPAAQTPLSMLAVADILAEAGLPEGVLNVITTSNSGGVMEPLIRDGRARKLSFTGSTGVGRKLLEQASEKVLRTSMELGGNAPFVVFDDADMDAAIDGAMQAKMRNIGEACTAANRFYVQRGVADEFARRLTERMSAQPMGRGTEDGVVVGPLIDEAAVEKVSSLVSDAVDRGAKVLTGGSVVDGPGNFYPATVLTDVPVDSKIASEEIFGPVAPISVFDTEDEAVEAANDTEYGLVSYLYTSDLKRALRVSERLDAGMIGLNQGIVSNPAAPFGGVKQSGLGREGGAVGIDEFLEIKYIAVSL
- a CDS encoding tartrate dehydrogenase translates to MTDYRIASIPGDGIGVDVTVEARKVLDAAAAKHRFGLKWTEFDWSCERYAQTGAMMPEDGVEQLSAFDGIFLGAVGFPGVPDHVSLWGLLIPVRRAFAQYVNLRPVRLLPGTTSVLAGRSADELEMVIVRENSEGEYSTVGGRHNKGQQGEFALQESVFTRVGVERIIRYAFELAKTRTGRVCSATKSNGIIHSMPFWDEIFAEIAAEYPDVHSEQCHIDALAARMVQAPDRLDVVVGSNLFGDILSDLAAAVTGGLGMAPSGNINPPGEYPSMFEAVHGSAPDIAGQGIANPVAQILAGAMMLDHLGEKAAANDVNTAVEKVLSEGTVATPDLGGKSTTTELGSAIAEAL